The Corynebacterium renale genome includes a region encoding these proteins:
- a CDS encoding sensor histidine kinase encodes MTTTMMIGTTQTTETMTTKTTSLRWRIVVWMSLVVALALGGVVLMTRSVLFNEVAATANASVEQEIEEFRRFAADATDPVTAEPFDSAERMVEVYLSRQIPDASEVILGAAGGQLIQMNVAALDGTYPEPLAATEPVVREMFGEDEVSGIFENDPRGPVYWGKVFIEGERPVQLAVAYFTGDALAAAKETLRSIVILALGGLVASIVIAWLIAGQIVAPVRQVSRVASQISNSDLTQRVPVRGSDEIAQLARTFNAMLDRVEDAYVQQRQFVDDAGHELRTPITVIRGQLELLETGTAEDRARSIALATAELDRMARMVNDLLTLAVADSGDFVDPQPVDVAELSIDIEDKARTLSERIELTDVAEGTMLLDEHRITEAVLELCNNALRYSDDRVEIGSTYTGAGPDRELRFWVRDRGQGVAVEKQSSLFGRFSRGGTARRGGAGLGLSIVDAIATAHGGRAYVESVPGLGSTFGLALPAATKEEQ; translated from the coding sequence ATGACGACGACGATGATGATTGGGACGACGCAGACGACGGAGACGATGACGACTAAAACCACGTCGCTGCGCTGGCGCATCGTCGTATGGATGAGCCTGGTCGTAGCGCTTGCTCTCGGCGGGGTTGTGTTGATGACCCGCAGCGTCCTCTTCAACGAGGTCGCCGCCACCGCGAACGCCTCCGTGGAGCAGGAGATTGAGGAGTTCCGCCGCTTCGCCGCCGACGCCACCGACCCCGTCACTGCCGAACCTTTCGACTCTGCAGAACGCATGGTTGAGGTCTACCTGTCGCGGCAGATCCCTGACGCCTCCGAGGTGATCCTCGGGGCTGCCGGCGGCCAACTCATCCAGATGAACGTGGCCGCCCTCGACGGCACGTACCCCGAACCCCTGGCGGCCACGGAGCCGGTGGTGCGGGAAATGTTCGGCGAGGACGAGGTGTCGGGAATATTCGAGAACGATCCCCGCGGCCCCGTGTACTGGGGAAAGGTGTTCATCGAGGGGGAACGGCCGGTGCAGTTGGCGGTCGCCTACTTCACCGGCGACGCGCTTGCCGCCGCGAAGGAAACGTTGCGTTCCATCGTGATCCTTGCGCTTGGAGGCCTGGTGGCGTCGATAGTGATCGCCTGGCTGATTGCCGGCCAAATCGTCGCGCCGGTGCGCCAAGTCAGCCGGGTGGCGTCCCAGATTTCGAATTCGGATCTGACGCAGCGCGTGCCGGTGCGCGGCAGTGATGAAATCGCCCAACTGGCCCGCACGTTCAACGCGATGCTCGACCGCGTCGAGGACGCCTACGTGCAGCAACGCCAGTTCGTCGACGACGCCGGCCACGAACTTCGCACCCCAATCACCGTGATCCGCGGCCAGCTGGAACTGCTCGAAACCGGAACCGCCGAGGACCGCGCCCGCTCCATCGCCCTGGCCACCGCCGAACTCGACCGCATGGCACGCATGGTCAACGACCTACTCACGCTCGCCGTCGCCGATTCCGGTGATTTCGTCGACCCCCAACCCGTCGACGTCGCCGAACTCAGCATCGACATCGAAGACAAGGCCCGCACCCTAAGCGAACGCATCGAACTCACGGACGTCGCCGAAGGCACCATGCTTCTCGACGAACATCGCATCACCGAAGCCGTCCTAGAACTGTGCAACAACGCGCTGCGCTACAGCGACGACCGCGTCGAGATCGGCAGCACGTACACCGGCGCAGGCCCTGACCGGGAGCTACGTTTCTGGGTGCGCGACCGGGGGCAGGGGGTGGCCGTCGAGAAGCAAAGTAGTTTGTTCGGCCGCTTCTCCCGCGGCGGGACTGCGCGCCGGGGTGGTGCTGGCCTGGGCTTATCCATCGTCGACGCCATCGCCACGGCCCACGGCGGGCGCGCCTACGTCGAATCCGTCCCCGGGCTCGGGTCAACATTTGGGCTGGCGTTGCCGGCCGCAACCAAGGAGGAACAATGA
- a CDS encoding response regulator transcription factor produces the protein MSRILVAEDDRGIADFIQRGLRAAGYACDVVDSGAVAFAEARTGNYDLMVLDLGLPHLDGSEVLEQLRLLRVQLPIIVLTARTKLADRIRALEGGADDYMPKPFQFAELLARVRLRLADKAPTHDVIVDGGYLLRHKDLALDLRTHRVEAGDKTKELSRREVGLLEAFLRHPGQILSRVQLLSMVWGMDFDPNSNVVDVYVRTLRKKIGAERIETVRGVGYRLV, from the coding sequence ATGAGCAGGATTTTAGTTGCCGAAGACGACCGCGGCATCGCCGACTTCATCCAACGGGGACTCCGCGCCGCCGGCTACGCCTGCGACGTCGTCGACTCCGGGGCCGTCGCGTTTGCCGAAGCCCGCACCGGAAACTACGACCTCATGGTCCTCGACCTGGGGCTCCCGCACCTCGACGGCTCCGAAGTCCTCGAACAACTACGCCTCCTGCGCGTGCAACTGCCCATCATCGTGCTCACCGCGCGCACCAAACTCGCTGATCGCATCCGCGCCCTCGAAGGCGGCGCCGACGACTACATGCCCAAACCCTTCCAATTCGCCGAACTCCTCGCCCGCGTGCGCCTTCGCCTCGCGGACAAGGCCCCAACTCACGACGTCATCGTCGACGGCGGATACCTCCTCCGCCACAAAGACCTAGCCCTTGACCTGCGCACACACCGCGTCGAAGCCGGCGACAAAACCAAAGAACTATCGCGCCGCGAAGTCGGCCTGCTCGAAGCATTCCTGCGCCACCCCGGCCAAATACTTTCACGCGTCCAACTGCTGAGCATGGTGTGGGGCATGGACTTCGACCCCAACTCCAACGTCGTCGACGTCTACGTCCGCACGCTGCGCAAAAAGATCGGCGCCGAACGCATCGAAACCGTGCGCGGAGTGGGGTACCGGCTGGTGTAG